The Janthinobacterium tructae genome contains the following window.
GCAAGCACAACTGGCTCATGTGCTGGCTGTACACGGGCACCTTCGGTTCCTTCATCGGTTATTCGGCCGCGTTCCCACTGCTGATCAAGATCCAGTTCCCTGACGTCAATCCCCTCGATTACGCCTTCCTCGGCCCTCTGGTCGGCGCACTGGCGCGCGTGGCCGGCGGCGTGATTTCCGATAAACTGGGCGGCGCCCGCGTCACCCTGTGGTCCTTCCTGCTGATGATAGGCGCCGTGCTGGGCGTGCTGTACTTCATGCCGCAAGCAGGTTTGGGCGGTAGTTTCAAGGGCTTCTTCTGGATGTTCATGCTGCTGTTCGCCGGTACGGGCATCGGCAATGCGTCGACCTTCCGCATGATCCCCGTGATCTTCTTGACGGAGCACCAGCGCGCGGCCGCCGGCAAAGGCAAGGCGGCGCAGGAGCAAGCCATCGTCGACGCCAACAAGGAAGGCGCGGCAGTCCTGGGCTTCACGTCGGCCGTGGCGGCCTACGGCGCCTTCTTCATCCCGAAAAGCTATGGCACCTCGATTTCGCTGACGGGCAGCCCCGACGCGGCCCTGTGGTGCTTCATCGGCTTTTATGTCAGCTGCATCGCGATCACCTGGTGGTGCTATGCGCGCAAGAATGCGGCTATGCCTTGCTAAAGTTGGAATGTCTGGCAAGTCGTTCTTGCCAGACGTTGAAGAAATGAGAGTATGTCATGGAAGAACTGGAAAAATTCGTCAACGGCTTCAGCCTGTTTCAGCAGCAGTACTTCAGCGAGCCGCAGACCTTGTACGACAGCCTGCGCGACGGGCAGCGTCCCACGACCTTGCTGATCGGCTGCTGCGATTCGCGCGTCGACCCCATGCTGCTGACGGGCAGCGACCCGGGTGACATGTTCGTGGTGCGCAATATCGCCAACCTGGTGCCGCCGTGCACGCCCGACGCGCCGCCCGGCGTCAGCTCGGCCATCGAGTTTGCCGTCTGCAAGCTCGAAGTGGCCAGGGTCATCGTGCTGGGACATGCGCGCTGCGGCGGCATTCGCGCGCTGCTGGAACCGCAGCCGCGCGCGGAAGGGCAGGAAACGGACTTCGTGGGACAGTGGATGCGCATCGCCGAACCGGTGGCGCAGCGCGTGCGGCGCGAGCTGGCGCACCGCTCATCGGAAGAGCAGCACCATGCGTGCGAGCTGGCCAGCATCCTGCAGTCGCTGGACAACCTGCTGACCTATCCCTGGCTGAAGCGCCGGGTGGAGCAGGGGGTGTTGAAACTGCATGGCTGGTATTTCGATATCGACAGCGGCGCCCTGATGGCGTATTCGGCGCGCCAGCAGCAGTTTTTGCCGCTCGTATGCCCAATCGAACGGGCGCGCCATCTGCATGAGCGCCCGTGGCCCGATGCGGCCAGGTAGCAGGTAGGTTGGATTAGCGTAGCGTAATCCAACAGGGCGCCGTCAACAATGTGTCGGATTACGCGTGGCGCTGCCCCGCTAATCCGACCTACATCGCATTCCCACCCCAGTTGCTTCGTCTGGTAGGTCGGATTAGCCCGCAGGGCGTAATCCGACAAGTTCCCTCAGCTGAACCGTAACAAATCGCCGCTGCGGTCAAACGCCAGCAGGCCGTCGATGCGGCCTTGCTCGATGGCCGTCACCATGGCGCGCAGCGGCGCTTCACATTCCTGCGCGGCGGGCGGCTGGCCGTCCTGGCCCGCCAGTCCCGCCACGAAGACCACGTCCCAGTGCGTCTGCATCTGTTTCGACTCCTCCATCAATGTCTCGAAGCTGCCCAGTTCATCGGGCAGCTTGTCGGCGCACATCACGGGCGTGAGGGACTTGCCCTGGCCGCCTGGCTGTGCCTGTGCCTGGGTAAAGGTGAACAGCAGGCGTTGCGGCTGTTCCTGGTCGCGGGCGCTGCGCAGCAGGCTGGCGTAATCGGTAATCGACATGGTGCTCTTTCTCTGTGTTGAACGATGACGACAGGTATACCGCAGCACGGTCGCGGCGCCCATAGGCAATAGTGACTACCCACCTATGCATTCCTGGTGCGCGAAACCGACTTCTTGCCAATACCGCCGGGCAGGGCACATCGATAGACTGTTTGTATCGACGCTTGAGCCATCCTGCTTGCAGCGTTTTTATGACCTGGCGCCGCTCCTGCGGCGCAATGTGGAGGTAGCATGAGTCACTTTCTGGACCGTCTTAAATTTTTTAGCAAGCCTGCCGAGCCGTTCTCGAACGGCCATGGCACCGTGGTCGACGAAGACCGCACCTGGGAAAACGCCTATCGCCAGCGCTGGCAGCACGACAAGATCGTGCGCTCCACGCATGGCGTGAACTGCACCGGCTCTTGCAGCTGGAAGGTGTATGTCAAGAATGGCCTGATCACCTGGGAAACCCAGCAAACCGATTACCCGCGCACGCGGCCCGACCTGCCCAACCACGAACCGCGCGGCTGCCCGCGCGGCGCCAGCTATTCCTGGTACGTGTATTCGGCGCAGCGCGTGAAATACCCGATGGTGCGCGGCCGCCTGATGGAAATGTGGCGCGAAGCGCGCAAGACCATGGACCCCGTCACCGCCTGGGACTGGATCAGCCAGGACCCCGTGCGCTCGCAGCAGTACAAATCCATCCGCGGCCTGGGTGGCTTCGTGCGCGCCACGTGGGACGAATCGAATGAAATCATCGCCGCCGCGAATGCGCTGACGATCAAGAAATACGGCCCGGACCGCATCGTCGGCTTCTCGCCGATTCCCGCCATGTCCATGGTCAGCTATGCCTCCGGCACGCGCTACCTGTCGCTGATCGGCGGCGTGGCCCTGAGCTTCTATGACTGGTACTGCGACTTGCCGCCGGCCAGTCCGCAAGTGTGGGGCGAACAGACGGACGTGCCGGAATCGGCCGACTGGTACAACTCGACCTATCTGATGGTGTGGGGCTCGAACGTGCCGATGACGCGCACGCCGGACGCCCACTTCTACACGGAAGTGCGCTACAAGGGCACGAAAACCGTGGCCATCTCGCCCGATTACGGCGAAATGGTGAAGTTCGGCGATATCTGGCTGGCGCCGAAACAGGGCACGGACGCCGCGCTGGCGCTGGCCATGGGCCACGTCATCCTCAAGGAATTCCACTCGGAAGGGCAGAGCGCCTACTTCCGCGACTATGCGCGCCAGTACACGGACTTCCCCATGCTGGTGCTGCTCAAGGAGCATAACGGCACCCTGGTGCCCGATTACTTCCTGCGCGCTTCGCACCTGGACAACAACCTCGACGAAACGAATAACCCGGAATGGAAAACCCTGGTCATCGACGAAACCACGGGTGCGATTACCGCGCCGGCCGGCTCCATCGGCTTCCGCTGGGGCGAGTCGGGCAAGTGGAACCTGGAACAGAAGGCCGGTGGCAGCGGCGTGCCCATCGTGCCGATGCTGTCCATGATCAACGACAGCGACGCCGTCACGGAAGTGGGTTTCGCCTACTTCGGCGGCAAGGATGCGTCCGACATGCTGCTGCGCAAGGTGCCGGTGAAAACCATCCGCCTGGCCGACGGCACGACCGCCCTGGTCACCACCGTGTTCGACCTGACCCTGGCCAACTACGGCATCGACCGTGGCCTCGGTGGCGAAAACGTGGCGGAAAGCTATGACGACGATGTGCCGTACACCCCCGCATGGCAGGAAAAGCACACGGGCGTGAAACGCGCCGACGTCATCACCGTGGCGCGCCAGTTTGCGCAAAATGCGGACCAGACGCGCGGCAAGAGCATGGTCATCGTGGGCGCCGGCCTGAATCACTGGTATCACATGGACATGACGTATCGCGGCATCATCAATATGCTGATGATGTGCGGCTGTATCGGCCAGTCCGGCGGCGGCTGGGCCCATTACGTGGGCCAGGAAAAACTGCGTCCGCAAACGGGCTGGACTCCCTTGGCCTTCGCCCAGGACTGGGTGCGCCCGATGCGCCAGATGAACGGCACCTCGTTCTTCTATGCCCATACGAGCCAATGGCGCCACGAAAAGCTGGAAACGGGCGACATCGCCTCGCCATCGGCGGCCGGCGGCACGGGCGACCTGACCCTGCTCGACTACAACGCCAAGGCTGAACGCATGGGCTGGCTGCCATCGGCGCCGCAGTTGCAAACCAATCCGCTGGAAGTGGCCAAGGCCGCCAAGGCGGCGGGGCAGGCACCGGCCGCATATGCGCTCGACCAGATCAAGGCTGGCCAGCTGCAGTTTTCGTGCGACGACCCGGACAATCCGGCCAACTTCCCGCGCAATATGTTTGTCTGGCGCTCGAACATCCTGGGCAGCTCGGGCAAGGGCCACGAGTACTTCCTGAAATACCTGCTGGGCACGCAGAATGGCTTGCTCAGCGACGAAGACGACTGCATCACGCCGAAACAGGTGAAAGTGCGCCCGGCCGCCGAAGGCAAGCTCGATCTGCTGGTGGTGCTGGACTTCCGCATGTCGACCACCTGTCTGTATGGCGACGTGGTGCTGCCGACGGCCACCTGGTATGAAAAAGACGACCTGAACACCTCGGACATGCATCCGTTCATCCACCCGCTGTCGGAAGCCGTGCAGCCGCTGTGGCAATCGAAGTCGGACTGGGAAATCTACAAGGGCCTCGCCGAAAAATTCTCGGAAATAGGCGGCGAACTGCTGGGCACCCAGCAAGACATCATCCTCACGCCGCTGATGCACGATACCCCCGGTGAACTGGGTCAGCCTTTCGATCCGAAGGACTGGCGCGCCGGCGAATGCGAAGCCGTGCCTGGCAAGACCATGCCGAACATGACGGTGGTCGAGCGCAATTACCGCGACGTCTACAAGAAGTTCACCTCGATCGGACCGCTGCTGGAAAGCATCGGCAATGGCGGCAAGGGCATTTCCTGGAAAACGGGGCATGAAGTCGAGATCCTGCGCGGCATCAACCGCACGGTGCTCGAAGAGGGCGTCTCCAAGGGCCAGCCGCGCCTGGACACGGCCATCGATGCGGCCGAGATGATCCTGACCCTGGCGCCGGAAACGAATGGCCACGTGGCCGTCAAGGCCTGGGCCGCGCTCTCAAGCATCACGGGACGCGAGCACACGCATCTGGCCAAGCCGCGCGAGCATGACAGCATCCGCTTCCGCGACGTGCAGGCGCAGCCGCGCAAGATCATTTCCTCGCCTACCTGGTCGGGCCTGGAAAGCGAAGAAGTCAGCTACACGGCCGGCTATACGAATGTGCATGAAATGATCCCTTGGCGCACCTTGACGGGCCGCCAGCAGTTTTACCAGGATCACCTGTGGATGCGCGATTTCGGCGAAGGCCTGTGCGTGTACAAGCCGGCCATCAACACGAAGACGACGGAAGCGCTGCTGGGCACTAGGCCGAACGGCAACAAGGAGCTGGCGCTGAACTTCCTGACGCCGCACCAGAAGTGGGGCATCCACTCCACGTATTCGGACAACCTGCGCATGCTGACCCTGTCGCGCGGCGGACCGCACGTGTGGCTGTCGGAGACCGACGCGAAGACGGCCGGCATCGTCGACAACGACTGGATCGAGGTCTTCAACGTGAACGGCAGCCTGACGGCGCGCGCCGTCGTCAGCCAGCGCATCCCGGCCGGCATGACGATGATGTACCACGCGCAGGAAAAGATCATCAACGTGCCTGGCGCGGAGATGACGGGCAAGCGGGGCGGCATCCATAACTCCGTGACGCGCGCCGTGCCCAAGCCGACGCACATGATCGGCGGCTACGCCCAGCTGGCGTACGGCTTCAATTACTACGGCACGGTGGGCTCCAACCGCGATGAATTCGTATTGGTGCGCAAGATGAACAAGGTTGACTGGCTCGAAGGCCCGTTGCAGGAAGAAGGAGCATAGTATGAAAATCAGAGCGCAAATCGGCATGGTGCTGAACCTGGACAAGTGCATCGGCTGCCACACCTGTTCCGTCACCTGCAAGAACGTATGGACCAGCCGTGACGGCGTCGAGTACGCATGGTTCAACAACGTTGAAACCAAGCCGGGCATCGGCTATCCGAAGCAGTGGGAAAACCAGGACAAGTGGAATGGCGGCTGGCGCCGCACGGACGCGGGCAAGATCGAGCCGCGCCAGGGCAGCCGTTTGAAAATCCTGGCCAATATCTTCGCCAACCCGAACCTGCCCGCGATTGACGAGTACTACGAGCCGTTCACCTACGACTACGAGCACCTGCAAAGTGCGCCGCTGTCGCAGACGCCGCCGACGGCCCGTCCGATCTCCGTGCTGACGGGGAAGAAGATGGAAAAAATCGAGTGGGGTCCGAACTGGGAAGATGACCTGGGCGGTGAATTTGCCCAGCGCAGCAAAGATAAGCTGTTCGATAACATGCAGAAGGAGATGTACGGCACGTTCGAGAACACCTTCATGATGTATCTGCCGCGCCTGTGCGAGCATTGCCTCAATCCGACGTGCGTGGCGTCGTGCCCATCGGGCTCCGTGTACAAGCGCGAAGACGACGGCATCGTGCTGATCGACCAGGACAAGTGCCGCGGCTGGCGCATGTGCATCTCCGGTTGCCCGTACAAGAAGATTTACTACAACTGGTCGTCCGGCAAGGCCGAGAAGTGCACCTTCTGCTTCCCGCGCATCGAGGCTGGCCAGCCTACCGTGTGCTCGGAAACGTGCGTGGGCCGCATCCGCTACCTGGGCGTGCTGCTGTACGACGCCGACAAGATCGAGGCAGCGGCCTCCGTGCCGCAAGAGCAGGACCTGTACCAGGCGCAGCTCGATCTGTTCCTCGATCCGCACGACCCGGCCATCATCGCCGAGGCGCGCCGCCAGGGCATCCCGGACCTGTGGCTGGATGCGGCCGTCAAGTCGCCCGTCTACAAGATGGCTGTCGAGTGGAAAGTGGCGTTCCCGCTGCATCCCGAATACCGCACCTTGCCGATGGTGTGGTACGTGCCACCGCTGTCGCCGATCCAGGCGGCCGCCGAATCGGGCAAGCTGGGTGTGAACGGCATGCTGCCGGACACGCAAAGCCTGCGCATTCCCGTGCAATACCTGGCCAATTTGCTGACGGCCGGCGACCAGCCGCCCATCGTCACGGCGCTGGACCGCATGCTGGCCATGCGTGCCTATATGCGCAGCAAAACGGTCGAGAAGGTGGAGAACCTGACCGTATTGAAGCAAGTAGGATTGACCCAGGCGCAGGTGGAGGACATGTACCACATCATGGCCATCGCCAATTACGAAGACCGCTTCGTCATCCCCAGCAGCCACAAGGAAATGGCCGAGGACAGCTTCAACGAGAAGGGTTCGTGCGGCTTCAGCTTCGGCAACGGCTGCTCGGACGGCAGCAGCGAGCCGACCTTGTTCGGCAAGAAAAAACACGGTTCGGCCATCTTCATGCAGATGCCGAAGTCGCGCAAAACGGCGCCTGGCGCTTAAGGAGCTGAGATGACACACGCTATGAATCAGTATCAAATCCTCTCGCGCCTGTTGCTGTATCCCGAGCCCGAGCTGATCGCTCACCTGCCTGAGCTGGACTCTGCGCTGGCGGCCGTGCCGGAACAGCAGGCGCTGTTGCGGCCCTTGCTGGCGCACCTGGAAAGCAGCAGCCTGATCGACCTGCAGCAGCAGTACGTGGCCACGTTCGACCGCAATCCGTCGCACTCGCTGCACCTGTTCGAGCATATCCACGGCGAATCGCGCGACCGGGGCCAGGCCATGGTTGACCTGATGGAGGAATACAAACGCCATGGCTTGCAGATGACGGGCGACGATTTGCCCGACTTCGTGCCGCTGTTCCTGGAATTTCTGGCGCAGCTCGACGAGGCGGCATCGGCGCCGCTGCTGGGCGACGCCGTCCATGTGCTGGCGCATATCGGCCGCAAGCTGACGGCCAACGGCAGTCCGTATGCGCCGGTCTTCACGGTGCTCGAACGCCTGAGCCCCGTGGCGGCCGAAATGCTGGCCGAACCGCCGATCCGCGATATGGATGAAGCGCTGGAAACCTTCGGTCCCGGTGCGGATGGCGTCGAGCCCTTGCTGCGTCAAGCCCCGGGCGGCGTCCATCCCGTGCATTTTCACCCGCAGCCGCGGCGCGCCGCTTAATTGGCCGTTTGCGCCCGCATGAGGAGAGTACATCATGAGTAATTACTTGCATCAATTTGTGTATGGCATTTATCCATACATCGCGCTGGCCATCTTTTTCCTCGGCAGCCTGATCCGTTTCGACCGCGAGCAATACACGTGGAAGTCCGATTCCAGCCAGCTGCTGCACCGTGGCAGCCTGCGCCTGGGCAATATCCTGTTCCACGTCGGCATCATCGGCCTGCTGTTCGGCCATGCGGCCGGCTTGCTCACGCCCGTCTGGGTGTGGGATACGCTGGGCGTGACGCACAGCCTGAAACAGGGCGTGGCCATGGCCGCTGGCGGCATCATGGGCGGCCTGTGCCTTGCGGGCCTGCTGATCCTGCTGGTGCGCCGCTTTTCCAATGACCGGCTGCGCGCCGTCACCACGGCCGGCGACAAGCTGGTGATGCTGTGGATTTTGCTGACCTTGCTGCTGGGCTTGTCGTCGATCTTTGTCTCGGCTTCGCACATGGATGGCCACATGATGGTCTTGCTGATGAATTGGGCGCAGCACATCGTCACCTTCCGCGGCGACGCCGCCAGCTTCATCGTCGATGCGCCGCTGGTGTTCAAGCTGCATCTGTTCATGGGCATGTCGCTGTTCGTCATCTTCCCGTTCACCCGCCTGGTGCACGTGTGGAGCGGCTTTGGCGCCATTGGCTATCTTGGCCGCGCCTATCAACTGGTGCGCCGCCGCTAAGGCGGTCATTGAAAGGAGAATCATCATGGGAATTTCCGTCAACGGCATCGATATCGACGATGCCGACATCGCGCAGGAACTGCCGCACCACCAGCAGGCGGGCAATCCGCTCAAGCAGGCGGTGCATGAACTGGTGTTGCGCCGCCTGCTGCTGGACGAGGCTCGGCGCCTGGGCTTGCAGGCAGATAGCGACGATGCCCTGGTCGAAGCGCTGTTCGAGCAGGAAGTGCGCGTGCCGCCGGCCGACGATGCGGCTTGCCGCACCTTTTATGCGCAGCGCCCGCAGCTGTTTCGCAGTGGCGCGCTGGTCGAGGCACGCCACATCCTGTTCCAGGTGACGCCGGAGGCGCCCCTGGAGCTGCTGCGCACGACGGCGCAAGCCGTGCTCGACGCCCTCAAACTGGCGCCGGAACGCTTCGCCGAACTGGCGGCGCAGTATTCGAACTGCCCGTCGGGCGCGCTGGGCGGCAACCTGGGCCAGCTGTCGCCGGGCCAGAGCGTGCCGGAATTTGACGCGCTGCTGTTCCGCCTGGAGGCGGGCGCGCTGGCCGGCCACTTGCTGGAAACGCGCTTCGGCTACCACATCGTGCAGGTGCTGCGCCGGGTCGAAGGCCAGGCCATCGCCTACGAGGCGGTACAGGCGCAGATCGCCGACCGCCTGGCGCGCGCCGCGTGGCAGCGCGCCGTGCACCAGTACCTGCACTTGCTGGTGGGGCGCGCCGACATCGCCGGCATCGAGCTGGAAGGTGCCAGCGTCGAAGACACAGGCAGCCCGTTGGTGCAATAGGCAAGAAGGCGTAGGCCGCTAGGCCTTCTGGGGCACAGCCAGATCGTGCCCCAGCCTTTACAATCACGGAAGAATCAGGAGTAGCGTCATGGGTAGCGTCAAGTTGCAGGACCGTTTTGGCCGTTCGATCGATTATGTGCGGCTGTCCGTTACCGACCGCTGCGATTTGCGCTGCAGTTATTGCATGCCCAAGGGCTTTCGCGGGTTCGAGGAGCCGAAGGCCTGGCTGACGTTCGACGAGATCGAACGCTTGCTGGGTATTTTTGTTCGTCTCGGCACGCGCCGCGTGCGCCTGACAGGCGGTGAGCCGCTGTTGCGGCGCAAGCTGCCCGAACTGGCGCAGCGGCTGTCCGCGCTGCCCGGTTTGCAGGATCTGTCGCTGTCGACGAATGCCACCCAGTTGGGCAAGCACGCCGTGGCCCTGCGCGCGGCGGGCGTGGACCGCATCAACGTCAGCCTGGACTCGCTGGACCGCGCCTGCATGCAGCAGATCACGGGACGCGACAGCCTGCAGCCTATCTTGGATGGCCTGATGGCGGGCAAGGCGGCCGGTTTCGACCCGATCAAGATCAATATGGTGGCCATGCGCGGTGTCAACGACGGCCAGATCGAGGCCATGGCGGCGTTTTGCATCGAGCAGCAGTTCATCCTGCGCCTGATCGAAGCCATGCCGATGGGCAGCACGGGCCGCAATGCCAGCTACATGCCGCTGGGGCCCGTGCGCGAGCGCCTGGCGGCCCGCTTTGGGCTGGTGCCGCAGGCGCAAGAACTCGGTGGCGGACCGGCACGCTATATGGCGACAGCCGATGGCCGCTCGAGCATCGGCTTCATTACGCCGATGTCGCAGCATTTTTGCGCCACCTGCAACCGCGTGCGCCTGTCCGTCGATGGTACCCTGTATCTGTGCCTGGGGCAGGAAGAGAAATTCGCCCTTGGCCCCATGCTGCGCGGCGGGGCCACGGATGCGGAGATTGAAGCGGCGATCCGCGCCGCCATCGAACTCAAGCCGCAGCAGCATGATTTCAATACGCAGCCGGACAAGATTATCCGGTTCATGGCACAGACGGGCGGCTGAGGCAGTTTGTATTTACACTCAAGGGCGGTATGAAATTCAAGGCGATGTTTTCCTCCTGGCAGAAGCTGTCGACCAAGATCGTCGGCGCGCTGCTGCTCATGCTGGTACTGGCCCTGAGCGCCATCGGCTGCACCCTGTTCCTGTCGTGGCAGCTCGAAGGCAGTTCCGCCGCCATCAATGAAACGGGCCGGCTGCGCATGCAGACCTACCGCCTGACCCTGCTGCTGGCCAGCGACGCGCGCGAGCAGGCGCGCCAGCAGGTGCTGCTGATCGACGAGACCCTGGCCAAGATCGGCCACGGCGACCCGCAGCGCCCCTTGTTCCTGCCCCCCAGCACTGCCATCAAATCGGAATTCGAGCGCATCAGCGCCACCTGGCGCGGCGCCTTGCGTCCGGCCGCCCTGGGCGCCGATTCCTCCGCGCGCGCGCGCCAGTTCGAGCGTGACGCCGATACTTTCGTCGGCCAGGTCGACCAGCTGGTGCGCCTGATCGAGCACGATAGCGAGCAGCGCACCTTCTGGCTGCGTGCCTCGCAGCTGATCCTGGTCGGCATGGCCGTCATCGGCACGGTGAGCATGATTTACCTGATGTTCATGCTCATCATCGAGCCCGTCACGCGGCTGCGCCTGGGCATGCAGCGCATGAAGGAGCGCGATTTCAGCGTGCGCCTGGCCGTCGAAAGCAATGACGAATTCGGCCAGCTGGCCAGTGGCTTCAACCAGATGGCCGACCGCCTGCAGGCGCTGTACGGCAATCTGGAAGAGGGCGTGCGCAGCAAGACGGCCACGCTCGAGTACCGCAACCGCGAACTGGCGCTGCTGTACGAAAGCGCCGCTTTCCTGCAGCGCCCGCAGCCGCTGGAAGACATCTGCGGCGGCTTCATGCAGCGCATCGTCGACTATTTCGAGGCCGATGGCTCCACCGTGCGCGTGCTCGACGCCGAACGGGGCAACCTGCACATGGTGGTACATACGGGTCTGTCCGAGGAACTGGTGGCGTCCGAGCATTGCCTGAAAGTGGGCGACTGCCTGTGCGGCACGGCCGTCGAGATGAAGGTGGCGAAGGTGCACGACATGCGCCGCATCGACAAGGCGCACGAGCTGCGCTGCCACCGCGAGGGTTTTGCCACCGTCTCCGTCTTCCACATCCATGCGCACGAACAGCACCTGGGCTTTTTCAACCTGCACTTCCGCCATGCACGCGTGTTTTCCGCGCGCGAGCTGGCGCTGCTGGAAACCCTGGGCCAGCTGCTCGGCATCGCGCTGGAAAACCTGCGCCTGGCCGCGCGCGAGCGCGAGATGGCCATTTCCGAGGAGCGCAACCTGGTGGCGCAGGGCCTGCACGACAGCATCGCGCAAAGCCTCAATTTCCTCAACCTGCAGGTGCAGATGCTGGACGACTCCGTGCGCAATGCGCGGTTCGATGAAGTGGCTGGCATCGTCCCGGCCCTGCATGCGGGCGTGAAGGAAAGCTACGAGGACGTGCGCGAACTGCTGGCCAACTTCCGCAGCCGCCTGATGGAGGACGACCTGATCGGCTCTCTGCGGGCGGCAATCGACAAATTCCGCCGCCAGACGGGCATCGAGGCCGAGCTGCTGGCCGATGTCGACGGCGCGCCATTCCCCCGCGAGCAGCAATTGCAGTTACTATTCATCGTGCAGGAAGCGCTGTCGAACATCCGCAAGCACGCCCAGGCCAGCCATGTCGAGGTGCGCCTCGCCGATCACCAGGACTTTACCTTGACGATCAGCGACAATGGCGTCGGCTTCGATGCTGCCGCCGTGCTGGAAAAGGGCGACAGCCATGTCGGCATCCATATCATGCGCGAGCGCGCACAGCGCATCGACGCGACGTTCGACGTGCACGCCTGTCCCGGTGGCGGCACGACCGTCGAACTGCACCTGTCGCGCGAACAGCGCCGCGCCGCCTAAGCCACTATCTGAAAGTACAAAAAAATGGAGACTCCCGATAAACCGATCACCGTCATGCTGGTGGACGACCACGCGCTGTTCCGCAGCGGCATACGCTCGCTGCTGCAGCGGCATGCCGAGTTTTCCGTGGTGGGCGAAGCGGCCGATGGCGTCGAAGGCATCAAGCGCGCCATCCAGCTGCAGCCTGACGTGGTGCTGCTGGACCTGAACATGGCCGGCATGTCGGGCGTGGAAGCGCTGCAGCTGATGCAGCACGACTGTCCCGACACGGCCATCGTCATGCTCACCGTGTCGGAAGACGCGGAGGATCTGGCGACGGCCCTGCGCGCGGGCGCATGCGGCTATCTGATCAAGAATATCGACGCCGACTACCTGGTGCGCGCGATCCGCCGCGCGGCCGCCGGCGAAGTCGTCATCGCCGAAGCCA
Protein-coding sequences here:
- a CDS encoding carbonic anhydrase, coding for MEELEKFVNGFSLFQQQYFSEPQTLYDSLRDGQRPTTLLIGCCDSRVDPMLLTGSDPGDMFVVRNIANLVPPCTPDAPPGVSSAIEFAVCKLEVARVIVLGHARCGGIRALLEPQPRAEGQETDFVGQWMRIAEPVAQRVRRELAHRSSEEQHHACELASILQSLDNLLTYPWLKRRVEQGVLKLHGWYFDIDSGALMAYSARQQQFLPLVCPIERARHLHERPWPDAAR
- a CDS encoding ribonucleotide reductase subunit alpha, with the protein product MSITDYASLLRSARDQEQPQRLLFTFTQAQAQPGGQGKSLTPVMCADKLPDELGSFETLMEESKQMQTHWDVVFVAGLAGQDGQPPAAQECEAPLRAMVTAIEQGRIDGLLAFDRSGDLLRFS
- a CDS encoding nitrate reductase subunit alpha; this translates as MSHFLDRLKFFSKPAEPFSNGHGTVVDEDRTWENAYRQRWQHDKIVRSTHGVNCTGSCSWKVYVKNGLITWETQQTDYPRTRPDLPNHEPRGCPRGASYSWYVYSAQRVKYPMVRGRLMEMWREARKTMDPVTAWDWISQDPVRSQQYKSIRGLGGFVRATWDESNEIIAAANALTIKKYGPDRIVGFSPIPAMSMVSYASGTRYLSLIGGVALSFYDWYCDLPPASPQVWGEQTDVPESADWYNSTYLMVWGSNVPMTRTPDAHFYTEVRYKGTKTVAISPDYGEMVKFGDIWLAPKQGTDAALALAMGHVILKEFHSEGQSAYFRDYARQYTDFPMLVLLKEHNGTLVPDYFLRASHLDNNLDETNNPEWKTLVIDETTGAITAPAGSIGFRWGESGKWNLEQKAGGSGVPIVPMLSMINDSDAVTEVGFAYFGGKDASDMLLRKVPVKTIRLADGTTALVTTVFDLTLANYGIDRGLGGENVAESYDDDVPYTPAWQEKHTGVKRADVITVARQFAQNADQTRGKSMVIVGAGLNHWYHMDMTYRGIINMLMMCGCIGQSGGGWAHYVGQEKLRPQTGWTPLAFAQDWVRPMRQMNGTSFFYAHTSQWRHEKLETGDIASPSAAGGTGDLTLLDYNAKAERMGWLPSAPQLQTNPLEVAKAAKAAGQAPAAYALDQIKAGQLQFSCDDPDNPANFPRNMFVWRSNILGSSGKGHEYFLKYLLGTQNGLLSDEDDCITPKQVKVRPAAEGKLDLLVVLDFRMSTTCLYGDVVLPTATWYEKDDLNTSDMHPFIHPLSEAVQPLWQSKSDWEIYKGLAEKFSEIGGELLGTQQDIILTPLMHDTPGELGQPFDPKDWRAGECEAVPGKTMPNMTVVERNYRDVYKKFTSIGPLLESIGNGGKGISWKTGHEVEILRGINRTVLEEGVSKGQPRLDTAIDAAEMILTLAPETNGHVAVKAWAALSSITGREHTHLAKPREHDSIRFRDVQAQPRKIISSPTWSGLESEEVSYTAGYTNVHEMIPWRTLTGRQQFYQDHLWMRDFGEGLCVYKPAINTKTTEALLGTRPNGNKELALNFLTPHQKWGIHSTYSDNLRMLTLSRGGPHVWLSETDAKTAGIVDNDWIEVFNVNGSLTARAVVSQRIPAGMTMMYHAQEKIINVPGAEMTGKRGGIHNSVTRAVPKPTHMIGGYAQLAYGFNYYGTVGSNRDEFVLVRKMNKVDWLEGPLQEEGA
- the narH gene encoding nitrate reductase subunit beta — encoded protein: MKIRAQIGMVLNLDKCIGCHTCSVTCKNVWTSRDGVEYAWFNNVETKPGIGYPKQWENQDKWNGGWRRTDAGKIEPRQGSRLKILANIFANPNLPAIDEYYEPFTYDYEHLQSAPLSQTPPTARPISVLTGKKMEKIEWGPNWEDDLGGEFAQRSKDKLFDNMQKEMYGTFENTFMMYLPRLCEHCLNPTCVASCPSGSVYKREDDGIVLIDQDKCRGWRMCISGCPYKKIYYNWSSGKAEKCTFCFPRIEAGQPTVCSETCVGRIRYLGVLLYDADKIEAAASVPQEQDLYQAQLDLFLDPHDPAIIAEARRQGIPDLWLDAAVKSPVYKMAVEWKVAFPLHPEYRTLPMVWYVPPLSPIQAAAESGKLGVNGMLPDTQSLRIPVQYLANLLTAGDQPPIVTALDRMLAMRAYMRSKTVEKVENLTVLKQVGLTQAQVEDMYHIMAIANYEDRFVIPSSHKEMAEDSFNEKGSCGFSFGNGCSDGSSEPTLFGKKKHGSAIFMQMPKSRKTAPGA
- the narJ gene encoding nitrate reductase molybdenum cofactor assembly chaperone, whose translation is MNQYQILSRLLLYPEPELIAHLPELDSALAAVPEQQALLRPLLAHLESSSLIDLQQQYVATFDRNPSHSLHLFEHIHGESRDRGQAMVDLMEEYKRHGLQMTGDDLPDFVPLFLEFLAQLDEAASAPLLGDAVHVLAHIGRKLTANGSPYAPVFTVLERLSPVAAEMLAEPPIRDMDEALETFGPGADGVEPLLRQAPGGVHPVHFHPQPRRAA
- the narI gene encoding respiratory nitrate reductase subunit gamma — translated: MSNYLHQFVYGIYPYIALAIFFLGSLIRFDREQYTWKSDSSQLLHRGSLRLGNILFHVGIIGLLFGHAAGLLTPVWVWDTLGVTHSLKQGVAMAAGGIMGGLCLAGLLILLVRRFSNDRLRAVTTAGDKLVMLWILLTLLLGLSSIFVSASHMDGHMMVLLMNWAQHIVTFRGDAASFIVDAPLVFKLHLFMGMSLFVIFPFTRLVHVWSGFGAIGYLGRAYQLVRRR